In the genome of Arabidopsis thaliana chromosome 4, partial sequence, the window AGCACATCTACTAACATATTTgcaaaactgtttttttaaaCTTGAGCTTTGTGTTTCTATGATGCAGAAACTCCATATCCGGATAACATGGAGATGGTATTCATATACTCTGTCTTTATCAAAGGAGATCACACATACTTCGACATCGAGTCTTGTGGTGGAGTGAATGGTACTGAGCTTTACCCTGATGTCAAATACATGACCGTGAGCGAGTTTCTTGATACTCTTCTCTAGAATTATAAACCAAACAGCAAAGGGATCACTCTCATTTTTCAGAGTTTACCTTTTACACTTCcaaaatttctctgtttttgaggGCTGAATCAATCTATCTCATGTAGCACTATCTTTACCCTATTGATCTGAGTTTCGACCTTAATCGTGTAACACATTACTTCTGCAGTTCTGATGATGGTAAACCTCAACTGTTTACATGGTAACAAGATCATAGGTATTAGGTTCATGCCTTGATGTCTTGAAATATAGTAATTCACCACAAGAAAATCACACACTAAAGATCACAACAagaataaaattgtttttaaggATTTAAGAATTTGATTTACGAGAGGTTATTGAGAATAAACTTCCAATAGAGTTGGAGTCAAATCCAACTAGTTGGAACTTAATTAGAAGCAAGCTTAATCATTTACTTGAACaacagaagaacaaaagtaGATGAAAGATATTTCCGATATTTTACTTAAGGTAGCAAATAGACACAGCGCGAAAGGAAGCAACTATGGCACACAACGGAACACGTCAAATGcgtatttaaaagaaatagttatataaaaagaatgtGATTCTGAGAGCGTAACCAAAATACGAGGTTAAGACTTCAGAGAATCGAGTGATCCTGGTTCTGTATATTCCGACAAGACTAACCTTTATTCCTCTGcctcttctttattctttttttttatttttcaaaaacaaatcaccaGTTTAAGTCtctgttttcgttttcttcaaCCTTCAAACGCAAGATATTTTTGCTTGCAGAAAAAAACCGAACCTCGTCTTCGAATTTCGTTTTGTTCCTCCACTTAATCGGCCACTGACACTGTAATATTTCTCTCTAATCTCCCTTCAGTTTCAAgcattttcttaatctttctATGCACTGAGTTTTTGTGATTACTCTTTGTTGTTTGCCTGGATTCTTATCCGTACAAAAATGCTCtgtaaccaaaacaaaaaaaatgcaagTGAAATTGACAGGGGTTATGTGTAATTCTATGAACCAAGATTCGAACTTGTGTAGAATTTGATGCAGATATGTATACACTAAACGGTATTTCACAAGTTGCATGATGAGATTGGGACCTAACCATGAAAATTTGGCTGAAAACTTGAGAAGTTTGATACACATGGTCATTGAGAATAAATGTCCCAagaacatttgttttgttttcctgaTGAGTGATTggagatatttgatttttgtctcTAATGAAACCAATGCCTTTacttatatatgatatatctttTAGGTACAAATGTCTGAACATTTTATGGGCTTAAGCAAGATTAAGACAGAAAGTTGTGTTCATGGTTATGAATCTGCCTGGTTGAGTCGTTGGACTCCTAGTAACAAAAATGCCAAGGAGATTCACCTACCAGAAGATGGTCACCTATTGAAAGAGTCAACAGGTCCCATGAaactaaaaggaaaaatgttGACTCTATTTCCTAATCTTGATTCACCTGTTCAAAGTGTCGATGTAATACCTGACATGAACAAAGAACCACCTATTGTTGCGGACAGAGAAAACTCGATagatggggaagaagaagaagcaagcaGTCAAGCTACTCAAAGTAAGAATGTGGAACACTttctcaacaacaacaccaactTGCTCAGAGAGTGCAAGCGTATATGGTCGGACTCTGAAACCAACAGTAGATCACAAGTCAAACGTCTGAAGACAAACGCAGCAGATAACAGGGGAAATGAAACCAAGAACATGATGGTTTTCGAAGAAGGACCATCAGGGAAGAAGGTGAACCACTTCTTCCACAGTATATTCGGAATGACCAATCTCGGATCAAGAAGATATCAAAAATTCTCCACATCACAAAACAAGAATCTGAATATGGGAGAAGCAGAAGACGTTAACCCATGGATTCAGAGATGGTGTAAGAGAAAAGCTGCAGACGTTCATGAACCAAGAGGAGGGCAAGAAGTTAACTCAAATGGCACTGTGCTAGAGAAGCAGCAGTTTCCAAGTATTGCAGCAATGGCAATGATGAGGAAGGCTCTGAGCGGTATAAACCCTACCGGTTGTAGAAAGACCAACTCCCTCTTCGTTTGGAATGCTGAGGATTTAAGTTGAACAAATTCTGTCATGCCAATCTTGCTGGTGTCAGAACACAACTCAAAACTAGAATCTACCTACTTCAAATAAACTTAGAATTGTACCTGCAAAAGCTATGAGTATCAACTCTCATTACTGCTGGAATTATTTTTACTGTGTGACATATAAGTAAACTTCAGAGAGCTTTGTTTCCAAACAATGTTTTGAATGCGCAAAATCCATCTTTTTCATCTCCAAATTCTCATTGGGTTAAGTAGTATAGACCAATGTTTGCAAGTAAAGGTGCATTCTAGAAAGATAATGGTTCATAAAGACATTGAGTAAAATACAAGGAAACAACTAAAACATTCGAAGGAAGTTAGCCGTGGGTTGCCCTAGTGTAGATCTGCTGGCTTGAGTGAGCAGAGACCATCCTGATTGTTCCCTTAGCCATCAATTCTCTGATCGCCCTTCTAGCAAGCGATCCATTGATCTATACCAACACACAAGCGCATGTCAAAACTAGTAGAAATCTGGAAGTCATGTGTGGTCAGAGTTTTGCACTAAAGAGATATTTCTTACAGAAACAAGATATCAGTAAGAAAAGTCTGTCCACACGAAATGCAGTAATCAATCAGGGGAATTTACTAACTAGTCAAGCATCACTAAAAACACTCTTTTCACTACAAACGAGTCGAATCATACGCGATACAATCACTAATCGCAAAGAAGCAAATATCTAAGATCTTAATCCAAAGCTATCAAGTAAAGACCATTCGATGTTATCTATCAAGAAGTACTAACACACATTCTAAACTAATGTGTCAGCAATGCATATTCTATCAGACAAAAGTTTGCAACTTtcagaaatcaaagaaagtgTTGTACCCTCAAACGGTCAGAGAGGATAGAAGGAGTGATAAGTTTGAACTTGGGAGCCTCAGAGAGAAGCTTGTCGTAAGTTGCTTGGTCAAACAAAACCATGTTGTTCACTTTCTCCTTTTGCTTTCCTTTGCTCCACTTCTGTTACATTCCaaacaaataacaatcaaatttAGTGTAGAAAAACAGGGGAAAATGGATCATAGCAATCAATTAATCTGATTTCATGGATCAAAATAGGACATTGCAAGAcaaaagatgagatttttagaagaaaaaagtgacctttttcttttgcttgccGCCACCGGATTTGGCGGGTTTAGAGGACGGAGGAGGAACTTTGTCTTTCTTGGGTGCCTAGAATCAGACATAGAAGACATTGTAAGTAAGATTATCAGgcaaagaaggagagagaatTGGATAGtggagagagtgagagagcgCAGATACCATTGAATCTTCTGGAGTCTGGACAAGAGAGGAGCGGCGCTACGATGAAGTACTGGAACAATGAATTGAAACCCTAGACGATGGTGATTGTTCTTTCTCTCACGGCGAAATACTTtactttattactttttttgaTGACGggaatttattttaattattaataaatagtTTAATAACGTCTCaaattatatacttttgtTCTGTTCAGATTAGGCCTAGTTTGGATCGAACAATAATAATGTTGAACTGGGCTTGTTACTTGGGTTAGTTACACAAGAAGAGATAGAACTCAAGCAGATAGTCACAGTCCCAAGTCCCCAACCAATCAAATCCCTTAGAAGAAGACATATCAAACTTAGAAATCCTTCATGACAATGGATCGAGTAAGTCAACAATGAATTAAGCGACTAATATGTAAATATGATGTGTATCACTAGACTAGAGCGGTAGAGCCATATATTCcagaatcaaatcaaagctACTTGCTCAAGGACCATATGTATATGACCTTTTTCTTTCCGAGGGGTCCATACGTATATTAATTTCAcctttttacatttaaaattgTGTTCAAGAAAAGTTTCATAAGCGCCAGAATTCTGAATAAAGGAGAGAAAATTTTGGATGATACAAAGTCTACGAAACAAATGGATAATCTAAAGAAATGGGAGAGTTTTATCAACTTAGCCAGCCACcacataatttgaaaatttcttttatagaTCAATCATGTCCATAACGGAAAGTTTAATAGGTGACTCAAAAACTATCAAAAAGAGAAGTTAATTGCATTCTATTTACAAGATGGGGTCTTTCATATTTCGGAAAAGCAAAGTTAAAGTCCATAAATTATTAAAGAGagacaccaaaaaaaaggacaGAAAAGTGTATAATGTTGAGCTTGTCTTAGTGAAGAAGGAAATCAGTCTCATTAAGTGTTCCACATTTACAAATGGGCTTTCTGCTAGAAGATAATCTTATAAATCTATTGGCAATATATATCTGTATAATTTGTGGAATGTACATTCTAATGTTTTTTCATAGTTTTAAAACATGTATCTCAGATTCTCATAAACAAGTTATAGGCTTCAAATAGACAGGATTTTTACTTTAGTTTTGGGTTTGAGAGTTTAGGAGTTAGAAATTTATTAGATCATCaaattaacttaaaattttcaaactaaaGACTGAAAAAAAGAGCTTCTTACATCCAAATCCCATCCATAATGGCCTTTCAGATTTTTTGGGGGGTTAATTTAATTGTGGCCTTTCAGTTTgcgctttctttttttttaatttccctTTCCAAAAGAGTATCAAAATgggataaaaagaaaataaggtTATGACtgttaatttccttttcttatcgACCAAAACTTTCTGTCGACAACGCCTGTTCATATCTATGTCGTTTTTACAGTTGCATGTGTACGTTGTTAGACATAGAGATCTTGTTAGATCATGTGTACGTAATTTGACGACGTATGTATTCATCGTAAGTGATCATGGGATATATAGTAGGACTCTTGTCACTCTTGaattaagaaacatattttttttgtgccAAAGAACTCTTTACATGCATATACCTTTAATTAGTTATTTAGTTTGTTAAAGATCCTACACTTGCCAGTTTCCATTTGTATTCTCCACTTTCATAGAAGGCTTTTTTAAGTAACTGCTTCTTCTTGTATTGTTTTGCACGCATCTATAAAGTGTAAACGCCAACGTTTTGATTAcatatatgttattttatttcatctttggattaaacaaaacacactttcttgaaacaaaaatattagtcTAAATTGAGCACGTAAAAATTGTACAATGATAATTAACCTAAACACGACAAAGACTATTACAAATCTTCCGATAAATTTATGCAATTAATCTTTCACATTAATTTAGTTTCATAACAGCGTCTTTAGATTTATCTAGAAGATGCACGTATATGTAGAAGTGAAGATCGAAtaaatgatgaaaacaaatcagggaatatgaagaagatgtgATTGGTCATGAGTTACCTCATGGGCGATGAAGGAATAGCTAGGACAGCTTTTGGGAGCATTGAGAATAATTTTGTGgataaagtaaaaacaaaagaaagcaaatgcTGTTCACAATTATTTAgatgtttttttccaaaataaaaagtcttGGGAGAATTGAATTTTCTACATTTTATTGcaataaaattgatttaatttaaaataaactttttattattatcatgaatatttttcatagTCTATATATAATAAGCGTAAGCAACTCAATCCAACACCTACAAGACAAAcccaagaaaaaacacacaaaaagataTAACAAAACGGAGCAAATACATATTCCccaatcctctgtttttcttaatgaaaCATACAAACTGGTCCTTGTTCACCATGActattgttcttcttcctttgtttaATCTCCTGATGACAAAACTCTCTGCTACTCACTTTGTTTCCGTAAATATCACTTCTTTCGAGTGACCTAAATCACTTCCACGATCTCTTAAAAAAGCTccttttcttgcttttttctgtgtttttctttttgcaagaATTCATCTTGATGGATCCAATTAAGTTTCAACActtgaagatggagaaatcCAGAGGAATCTTGAATTTCCAAGCAATAAGATCGTTCACGAGCTTGTTCAGACTGTtcgagcttcttcttcttgtaatcTTGATCTCCAAACTCTCTTTCCCTTCTGTAAAAATCTCTGGGGACATTTTCAAGGAAGCAGCAGTGTTTCTCGTTAGCCCGAGATTCGTTTTCTTCATCGGAAACGCAATTGTAATTACTCTTCTTGCGAAATCCGGACGATACAGCTCGAGTCACGAGCCTTCAAAGACAGCAACAGAAGCTGCAAGCAACGATCTTTACCAAGAATTTCTTCACAagagtgagaagaagaaacccgTAGTTTACGCTACGAAAACAGAACAACTAAAGAAGCCGAGTGGAGGGAAGAGGGTTAGTTTCGGGAGAAGCCAATCGCACAAAGCGTTTGAGGCGGTTAAGCCGCTGGAGAGTACCAATGGTGAGAAAAACATGAAGAGGTATGTGTCGGAGAAGCATATGAGGGTTTGTGACTCCGACAAGAAAGTAGTGGTGAGAGTTAAGAAACCAGAAGATGGAATGAGCAACGAGCAATTTAGGACAAAGATTGAAGCTTTCATCGCTAGACAAAAGAGAATTCAAAAGGATGAAGAACACTTGATAATCTAGCTAGATCCTCTTTGCTagtgaatgtttttttttttttttttttccttctggTTATAAACTTGAATCCTCTGTTACGTAATCTTGTAACTTTGCCTTAGAAattctctttatcttttactCTTGTAAACCTTCAAGGTTGCTTAAGTAAATACAACAAATGGtaattaaaaacaagatttgTAAAATAGCTACAGAACCATAAATGATTTAATCTCttattataaatacaaatgaaGAAGTTAATGAGACTAGTTATTCAAATGTTACGAACTCTCCAAATTAACAATTCGGCCATTGACATAGTAAGAATCCAGAGACGTGGACGTCAAAGCATTCCAACTAAAGTTTCTAATTCTATCATGCTGAATGTTGTTTGTATCGTTTGGATTCATGGATGAACCTAGATATTTATTATCTAGTTGGGGTAAAACTGAGTCCATCTGATTGATGTAACATTCTAATTTGTGTAATGTGGTGGTACATACGAGAATAAAGATAATTTATCCACTATCTATTAAAGATGTGTGAACTACTGAATAAGCGATTTTCAATATCATGGGATTGATgataaaacatagataaagTTCTCGTGgtaatttagaaaacaattaattaaactTCTGATTTTTCCAAAGTAGAACTCAACATTTTGACGATAGTTAAATCTTCATACCAAAATAGGTTTGAGGACATACAAATGCATGGTGACGGTCGGATCACACACCTCGAATTTAGGTTTGATATTAAATCAGACGTGGTTAGTTACACTAAAGCATCGAATATTTGATATACCCACACTAGCTAATGCCTAATCTGGAGAGAACTAATAGAAAGTTAATAGGTAAGAATATAAATGGTGTTTCCAAATGCTGGATAGCATTAGGGTTATGGATAAAAGGGAATAGAATTAATAACAGAGGAGAGAATTGTTGGTACTGTATATGTCGTCACGTTATCGATCTTGGTCTCACTTTTATTGGGAATATATTTCAATCCCATTGCAAGTAGTGTAGAAATACCCATAACgtatttatttactttcaaAAATGTGCTATTGATAAGCCAACACAAGAGTATTGattctttgatattttaacTAACTAGAAATAATTAGGTAGCGGACATATGCTCGAAATTTATGCTAAAACCTGAATTACGTAACACTATATTTCAAGCATGTCCGATAAGAACACtggtaaaagaaaatgtcaaaaacattatgaaatcttgattcatatatatgtttatgtttaataatacataattaaCGGATTAATTTTACCTAATATATTTGGAGAACGGAGTGTGGTGAAATTATCTTACGTGTAGGAACCAAATATCTGGAAAGGTGAAGAGGCAAGATACGCTTGCATGAGAAAAGATTGATGCCAATCTACGAAGGATACACGTGAGATAGCCATTATAAACCTGTAAGGAACATAtcgtttattataaaatactTACACTTCATTGTTTACTGTATTTTTTATACGTTCTCCTTACATGTGAGTAGTTATTTATTAATTGGgaggaaaaaagaagttatattGTTTACCAGACAAATTTgttatgaatattttaattgttatactCCCTTTTTTGTGGATAACATGTATTATACAAAGGTTAAACTCTAGCGATGACACAACGATGATACTAACACAAAGTATATGTCATACATATTTCCTAGTTAAACATGCTGATTTAAATACATACCATTTGAGTTTAGAgtatttaatataaatgtttatatGGACCAAAACATTTCAGATGGAACTTGCATTATATAGTGATCGCCAATAtaaattggaaaacaaaaatgacgAAAAGTATCTAATCAATATACAACATGAAGAGATTGAGGAGGCAGGTTGAATGAATTTATGCCATAACGTGTAGTCCATTTTAGGGTCATCAGCATCCCATTCATTTGCTCATGTTACTTAGACAAAACATCACTTAGAATCTCTCCTTTAGCATAATATATCTATTGTTAACCGAATCAAGTAGAATTGTCTAGATATTTTGGTAAAGGAAATAAATACCCTTAGGATTCTTGGATGTAGACTatctaaactaaacaaaagtATCGTCACGTCGGCCGTGTCGTACATTTAGCTTATGAATAGCTTTTGTTAAGCTATATGAGTTCAATTTTATTATCAGgttaaataacatattttcataatcataataaGATCAACAATATAAGTTTGTCTACTCTGAATTATTGTCCAACAATGTCTCACTCCATTTTCAGACCTCTTAAACCGTATCTATCATAGTCTACTTCATACAAGAAAAGATACataaatcaaatttcttttcaaataaattaaaattttatcctatgaaaaaatattcagTTGTTcatgagatattttttttcttcacttgaATTCCAAACTTAACTTTGTTCATgataaaattttcttattccAAACGATTTGATTCTCCACTTGGTAAAAGGAAAACTAGAATCATCCACATTCAATTAACTATGAAGTTCTGACtgaataacaaaagaaattgattagGGGCTAAACAGCCATTTTCATATCTATTTTCTTGTGAGGATCATAGCCAATGAGCTCAAAGTCATCCGCAACAAAAGAATCtatatctttcttctctggATTTATCTTCAAAACCTGTAAATATCCCAAAGATAAATAAGCATATAGTTGCAAAGAATTATTGGTAGATTATGCATTCATCAAACTCAAACAAGATTGAAGAATCAGCAAATCATGTGTTTGTTTATACTCACAGGAAAAGGTTTTGGTGGGTTCTCAAGTTGCTCTTGCAGAGGCCTGACATGGTTTTTGTAAACATGAGCATCTCCAATCACATGGATAAAATCACCAGGAACAAGATCTGCATAATGTCAACAAACTATCAGACGATGACTGATATTTGAAATCACAAATTTGCTCCTTTTATAGTGGGAATTAGAACTTTACCGCAGACGTGAGCAAGAATGCATGTAAGAAGGGAGTATGAGGCAATGTTAAACGGTACGCCGAGACCCATATCGGCTGAACGCTGATACATTTGACATGAAAGTTCTCCATTTGCAACATAAAACTGTGCAAACATGTGGCATGGAGGAAGTGCCATCAGCTTAAGATCAGAAGGATTCCAAGCTGACATTATAATCCGTCGATCATCAGGATTGTTCTTGATCTTGTTAATTACATCTAAGAGCTGATCAAATCCTTGGCCAGTATAATCAGCATGCATATCTGTGTACCTGTAGAGAGAGATGAACAAAATGTCTCGACACAGAAATCTGTTTTGCCAAAACTCAGAAAGTGTCaagagataagagagaagCTACTGACTTAGCACCAAAGTGTCTCCACTGAAATCCATAAACGGGTCCAAGGTCACCTTCCTCTCTCTCAGTCAGTCCAATActgaaattaaaaactttcaatttATCAGTGTAATGGCCACAAAGCTTCAagttgtgaaagaaaaatgctGAATTAAAGTTTACCCATCAAGATATGCTCTCGACGCATTCCCATCCCATATACGGATACCCTTTTCTTGAAGTACCTGCCACTTACACAAACTtctcagaaagaaaaaaaaaatctagttcaTCTACATATGCTCCACATCTTGATCAATCACGGTGCTTAAGGcatgaaaatgatgataaatgatCTGTTTTCTTACCTTTGCATTGGTTGAACCGCTTATGAACCATAGAAGTTCCTCAACAACACCTCTCCAGAAAACTCTCTTTCAAGTGAAATGCAAACAGATCTTGTTAGTCCGGATATGCAGGGAAGACGAAGCAAACTCTCTTTGGGcttaaaacatgaaaagtCAATGTAAAAGTGAACATACCTTTGTCGTCAGAAGTGGAAAATTCCTGCGTAAATTGAATTTCATCTGTGGATCCAAAGATATGGAAATTTGTTAACTTTTGATAAGCAAACCAGAACAAGACATTCAGATACATATTATGAAGTAGTAACTCACCTGACAACCAAATTTAGATAATGTACCAGTCCCTGTCCTATCGTCTTTTAAGTTTCCATTTGAGATTATCTCTTTGACCAGATTTAAGTAGAGATATTCCTCATGCCGGTCAAAAATCATTTTAggaagaacagaagaaaactTCTTCCAATCAACTTGAAGAACCTTTGACCCATCACTCTCATCAGAGGCTTCACCGGCAGAAGAACTCTTTACACGAACATGAGTCGTGAAGGAAAATCGAAGACCATTTTCACATATTGGAAACGACGAACACCAAGGCTGATATGCAGAAGTGTCAACCGTGGGAATAAATGTATCACAGTCGATACTTGTATCAATCTCAGTTATGTGGATGGCTTCACAGCTCGGTTTATTCAAAGCTTCCCTACAATACAACAAACATAACACGATCAAAGAGAATTAAAATCACGAAAAAAGGGAGAGTCTTGACTATAGAACACACACCTCAATATGTCGCCACCTCCTATTACAAACACTTTCTCAATGGACAGACTAAACGGAGGTGCAGCTAATAAGTCTAGAGCAGAATCTATGCTACTGCAAGTTACAACATTTTCAGTGTTGGCTATATCGAAACCGCTAGAACGAGACAAGACAACATTCAGGCGACCAGAGAGTGGCCTATACTTTTTGGGAATAGACTCCCACGTTTTCCTACCCATAACAACAGCGTTCTTCTTAGCAGAATCCGAAGTGGACAAAGTTAAATCCTTGAAGAACTTGAGATCGGTAGGCAAATTCCATGGAAGTTTTCCGTCTTTACCAATACCCATTTCCTTGGTTGCAGCTACCACAACTTGGTAAGTACTCTGAGGCTTTGAAGTCATGATCACATTTCCATTGAGAGTGTTTGCCATGGTTGAAATTGAAACCTTGAAAATGTTTGTCAATGAGGATGGCTTAGGAGAAAATTTACAGAACCACCTTTGAGACAAAGGCAGCAATGCCTGAAGATTGAACACAAATAAAAGTTGAGAAGATCACTAAGCAATGCAATTGCAATCACAAGATTACTTATTTCAGGACACTTCATTCAACATAGAACCAAGTACATTTTTCACTTCTAATAAACACCTAACAGGACTAATTGCAAACatacgataaattaataacacaCTCACAAATAAGCACTTATTTAACTGTAACTCCACCAGAAAAGGTAGACATAGGGcaatagaacaaaaaacacGTAAAATGCAAACATAGTCAAGTTCACCACTTACCGATTTAAACGCTAAAGGTAGAGTCTTTGCGGAGTTTTGCAAAcacctaaaaagaaaaaccaaaacttcaGACGAGAATTACAGAATTTCAAAGACAAAACGCTCAAGACCAAACTCATATCAAAGTGTGAAATAAGGGGATAAGTCCTCAAAACAATGACAGAGATTCTTATGTTCTTCATGCATTTATCCATATAAGATATAATAAGCCAAGCTTTCTATTTCTGAATCTAAATACTTTATCAATTACTAAAACAACAACTCCATAACTAACCTCATTGGAGTTCACCAAATTCAATCCCCATTCAGAGTGAATCTACGCATTCATGATTGCAAACAGAGGCAAAATCGACAGAAACAAATTCAGCattcatattgtttttttacaaaaaaaaaactgagattccaaaaccctaaccttGAGACGAAATCAAACGTAGCGTCTTGGCCGCTCGGGGCTTCGGAGAGGGTATAAACGGCGGGAGACGACGGCGACTGAGTCACACTGAGTCGtttaaatgaagaagaagaagaagaaaaatcagcATCGACCCATTATTATATTGGGCCTCAACTGGACCGAAAATAGGCCCTTTTAGAAA includes:
- a CDS encoding Ribosomal protein S25 family protein (Ribosomal protein S25 family protein; CONTAINS InterPro DOMAIN/s: Ribosomal protein S25 (InterPro:IPR004977); BEST Arabidopsis thaliana protein match is: Ribosomal protein S25 family protein (TAIR:AT4G39200.1); Has 30201 Blast hits to 17322 proteins in 780 species: Archae - 12; Bacteria - 1396; Metazoa - 17338; Fungi - 3422; Plants - 5037; Viruses - 0; Other Eukaryotes - 2996 (source: NCBI BLink).), translating into MAPKKDKVPPPSSKPAKSGGGKQKKKKWSKGKQKEKVNNMVLFDQATYDKLLSEAPKFKLITPSILSDRLRINGSLARRAIRELMAKGTIRMVSAHSSQQIYTRATHG
- a CDS encoding F-box protein (BEST Arabidopsis thaliana protein match is: F-box family protein (TAIR:AT2G16365.3); Has 37 Blast hits to 37 proteins in 8 species: Archae - 0; Bacteria - 0; Metazoa - 0; Fungi - 0; Plants - 37; Viruses - 0; Other Eukaryotes - 0 (source: NCBI BLink).) yields the protein MSEHFMGLSKIKTESCVHGYESAWLSRWTPSNKNAKEIHLPEDGHLLKESTGPMKLKGKMLTLFPNLDSPVQSVDVIPDMNKEPPIVADRENSIDGEEEEASSQATQSKNVEHFLNNNTNLLRECKRIWSDSETNSRSQVKRLKTNAADNRGNETKNMMVFEEGPSGKKVNHFFHSIFGMTNLGSRRYQKFSTSQNKNLNMGEAEDVNPWIQRWCKRKAADVHEPRGGQEVNSNGTVLEKQQFPSIAAMAMMRKALSGINPTGCRKTNSLFVWNAEDLS
- a CDS encoding uncharacterized protein (unknown protein; BEST Arabidopsis thaliana protein match is: unknown protein (TAIR:AT5G66440.1); Has 67 Blast hits to 66 proteins in 11 species: Archae - 0; Bacteria - 0; Metazoa - 0; Fungi - 0; Plants - 67; Viruses - 0; Other Eukaryotes - 0 (source: NCBI BLink).), yielding MDPIKFQHLKMEKSRGILNFQAIRSFTSLFRLFELLLLVILISKLSFPSVKISGDIFKEAAVFLVSPRFVFFIGNAIVITLLAKSGRYSSSHEPSKTATEAASNDLYQEFLHKSEKKKPVVYATKTEQLKKPSGGKRVSFGRSQSHKAFEAVKPLESTNGEKNMKRYVSEKHMRVCDSDKKVVVRVKKPEDGMSNEQFRTKIEAFIARQKRIQKDEEHLII